acacaaaTGAGAAAGACCTCCCCAACCCTTGGTGTCCACAACTATCCACAACAATATATATAAGTGCTGGACAAATGACCAAAACACCCTCACATTAATAAGCACACAACCCAAACCCCCCTTCCGCCTCGGTCCAAGCTTTCTCGGAGCATCAGGTGGACTCGACGttttcacgactttgcttcgcctttATGCAAACTTCATGATGGTGTCATACATCTTCCGACTCATTACCGCCTGATTTTGAGGCTGAAACTAGCAAATCAGCCAACTCCCGATTTTGAGGCCTAAATTGGCAAACCCGCCAACGCCCAATTTTGAGAACTAAATGGGCAAACCCTTTTGCACACCCTGCAAGGCATGACTAACCATCGGTTTTAAGACCAAATTGGTCAAAACCCTTGCACATGCCACAAGTCATGACTGACTACTAATTTTGAGGCTAAAGTGGTCAAAACCCTCCCGCACGTCGCGCACAGCGTGGCTGAATAATGTTGACATgtattttccttctccttctacCAAGGTCCCAACACCTTCAAGTGTCTTGCACTCCTACACACAGGTAGCCTACTCAAACTTTTCATCGCCATCCTCCTTGACTTGACCGATGCTGACTTCATGAGCCTCATCTTCACTTTCCATGTGAGCGATGAGGATTGCACATGACTCCATTCAAATCGAAGGATGGCTCTTCTTGTCCTTCTCTACCATATGGTACTTCGCACCCAAGCTGGAGCTTGCTCTTCACCGTTGTCGGTAGTCATGCCGCATCCAATACATGCACATCCAAGCTAAGAGATATAACACACAAGATACATTTTAAACAAACACACCACAATGGAACACACACAACAACACCTCCGTTTAGGCATTAGATAATCaaagcacatatgaaatatggactcaatCAAAACAAAAACCTCCAataaatcatctagtcaattaTTCGTCACATTGTAAACCAAGGCATATCTCAACTTGATCTTCTCAtatcttcttcacgaaagtcaAAACCTATCTTCTTCTCTAACAAGCGAAATCCTCCATTTTTTGCGGTGGACATTGGGTCCTGGCAGGTTGCAGCATCAATTAGAGCTGTGAGAGGGTAGGAACAACATCAATTTGAGTTTGTGGTGGTCGATTTGGAGGGGAGCAACGCTGACTTTAGACTTACAAAGGGAAAGGCGTCAATTCTCGACCAGGAAAGCTCAGTTTCAACCTCAAAAGTGCTCgattgggaagggggtgttgcTTCATTCTAGTAAGGTTACCAAATGTGCCTGTCAACTCCGGCCCTGCCATGGCAGACTCGACGCACGACACGATCCGCCGTGCCGCTACGCAACCCCGCGACTACTGCTTGTTCGCGAGGACGGTGGCATCCAGAAGGTGCCACCCAAGTCCTCGTTGGTGCCATCGTTCCACAGTTTGCTATCATCCAAGCTCGCAATCCTCATTGACCCCTACAGTATCTTATCATCAGGACACATGTCTCGAAAAGACGATGAAGTCTCGCTGGTTGTGGTGGTCACGACAACCGCAAAGGAGTAGACAATAGGGGGGCAAGCATGATCTTGCGGTGCTCGAAACATGTCTCCTCGCTTGATCCCCCTTACGCTTTGAACGAGTCAGTGGGCAGTGGGCAGCGGCATCATTCCCCATCTCCTTCCTGCTCCCGATCGGCTTTCTCAGAGCAGTGGGCAGCGGCAGGCGGTAAGCGCAGTGGGCGATGCCTGGAAAGCCTTGAGGCCCTTgacccgcccgcgccgccgccttcgcgtCCACCACCGCCGTTGCTGGCGCCGGCTGAAGAGTATGGCTGCCGCCCataccgccgccgtcgcgcgacaagcggcggcggcgtcagcgtCAGCGGCATGTTGCATCCAATACACCGTCCACCACGCGCACCTTGCGGCTCTCCTCAACCCTTCCCCGCGTTCGCCTCCGCTtccgctccccctccgccgccgccacctcccgctcTCGCTCCCCGCTGCCTCCCGCCTCGCCGCGTCCTTCCCACCGCTCCCGCTCCTCGTCTCCTTCCTCCGCGCGCTCCGCCTCCTTcaatccccgccgccgcgccccttcGACGCGCTCATCAGGTCCTACGCCTCGCTTCCCTCCCGTGCCTCCCTCGCCGCTGCGGCGCTCGCATTCGCCAGGTCGGCCGGGTACGCCCCCTCCGTGCTCACCTACAACGCCGTCCTCCTCGCGCTCTCCGACGCCTCCCTCCCCTCAGCGCGGCGCTTCCTCGATTCCATGCATCGCGACGGCGTGGCGCCCAACGTGTACACATACAACATCCTCGTCCGCGCGCTGTGCGGGCGCGGACACCGGGAGGAGGCGCTCAACATCGTGCGCGACATGCGTGGATCGGGGTGCACGCCCAATGCCGTGACTTACAACACGCTCGTCTCAGCGTTCTGCAGAGACGGGGAAGTGGATGACGCTGAGAGGCTGGTCCGCATGATGCGGGAGGGCGGCGTGATGCCGAACCTGGTGACCTTTAACTCGATGGTGAATGGACTGTGCAAAGCTGGGAGGATGCAGGACGCACGCACGGTGTTCGATGAAATGGTCAGGGAGGGGCTGGCGCCAGATGGGGTCAGTTACAACATCTTAGTGGCTGGGTATTGCAAGAAGGGGTGCTTGCAGGAGGCATTCTCTGTTTTTTCGGATATGTTGCAGAAAGGAGTCTCGCCGGATGTGGTGACATTTACATCACTGATTCATGCGATGTGCAGGGCTGGGAACTTGGAGCGGGCAGTGGCGTTGTTGAAGCAGATGAGGGAGAGGGGCATCCGGATGAATGAGATCACTTTCACAGCCCTGATTGATGGATTCTGCAAGAAGGGGTTCTTGGACGACGCATTGCTTGCAGTGAGGGAGATGAGGGAATGTGGGATACGGCCTTCACTTGTGTGTTACAATGCGCTTATAAATGGCTATTGCATTGTTGGAAGAATGGATGAGGCAAGAGAATTAGTATGTGAAATGGAGGCTAAAGGAGTGAAGCCTGACGTTGTGACATACAGTACGATTCTCAGTGCGTACTGTAAGAGTGGCGATACAGATTCAGCGTTCCAAGTGAACCAAAAAATGCTTGAAAAGGGTGTGCTTCCAGATACAATCACCTACTCATCACTCATAAGGGGTCTTTGTGAGGAGAAAAGACTAAATGATGCGCATGTGCTCTTTGAAAATATGATTAAACTCAGCCTAATACCTGATGAATTTACCTATACATCACTTATTGATGGCCACTGCAAGGAGGGGAATGTGGAGAAGGCTCTTTCTCTGCACGATGAGATGATAAAGATAGGAGTTCTTCCTGATGTTGTGACGTACAGTGTGCTTATTAATGGCCTTAGTAAATCAGCACGTACTAAGGAAGCTCAACGGTTGCTCTTCAAATTGTATCATGAAGATCCAGTTCCAGCAAATATTAAATACGATGCCCTGCTGCATTGTTGTAGAAAAGCTGAGTTCAAGAGTGTGTTGGCTCTCTTGAAGGGATTTTGCATGAAAGGTTTAATGGATGAAGCTGATAAAGTGTATCAATCCATGTTGGACAGAAACTGGAAGCTTGACGGGTCTGTATACAGTGTGCTTATTCATGGGCATTGCAGGGGAGGAAATGTGATGAAGGCTCTCAGCCTCCATAAACAAATGTTGCAGTGTGGTTTTGCTCCAAATTCAACAAGCACAATTTCCTTGATTAGAGGTCTACTTGAAAAGGGGATGATTGTGAAAGCAGATCAGGTGACTCAACAGTTGTTGAGCTGCTGTTCTCTAGTAGATTCAGAAGCATCAAAGGCTCTCGTTAACCTCAACTTGAAGGAAGGTAATGTGGATGCTGTGGTAGATGTTCTGCATGACATGGCAAGGGATGGACTGCTTCCAAGTCCAAGATGAGGGTGATTCAGGGATTACCCTATACTGGAAACCTGATGGTCATGTTTGGAACACTTTATTATCTCACGAGTCTATGACTCACAGAGCATTAGGATCAGTGTTCTGTGGTAGGATATGCTCTGCTACtctgccatgagcccatgatcgTGATGCGCTCCATATGGAAGGGCTGaaaggagttttttttttgcctcatGGTGCATGATTATGTGAAGTGAGCAACCGTCTCATCTCATCAACATTTCTGCTCCTAACAAGTGAATTAAATTTAGGTTCTTAATAAATACTTGATTTGGTTCTAGCATCTTGCAGTATTTAAATTAGAGAAGAAGGTACTACTTTTTGGTGTTGGATCATTTGTTGTCTCTGTTTTAGATACGAAAAGATCACAATATATAGTTTGCCAACTTATTAGAGCTTCCTGGTGATCTGATCTTTACTTAACACACATTTGTCCCAGCTTTTATGAGCATTTTTTGTATAAACAAAAAACAGTTATGAATGCTCTGCATCTCTAAAAAAGTATTTACGATGCTGAAGTTAGGTTCCACTATATTAATATGAAAAACTCAGTTGCAGAAACAACAAAAATATAACGTCTTTGAAAAATTAAGCCTGATTAAAACGGTGTAACTaactaaaataatttataaacAGACAATGTTGTCCTTTTAATGCCTTTCAGTCAACAATAAGTGACTTTCTGTGGACCACCATTTGATTAGTTTTGAAAATTGTTAATAGTAACAGGTTCATCTTACTAATTATCCTTGTGCCTTCTAACTAATTATCCTTCTAAGATACATTATATGCCTTGTGCTTTCAGTATCCTGTCTTTTTCCCCCTTAGAGGCTAAAAAGAAATAGCATGTCTCCTTGTATATTTGACAGGTGAGGAGCATGTGGCTAATCCTCTGGAGTGCTGCAAATCTCTCAGGTTTGACAGTTCCTAATGGCACCACTGTGGTTCCCACAATCAACCGTACAATGAGAGGGCTATGACACTTTAATAGTTGCTGCTGAGTATATCCTCAGGTGGGTTAGTATGTAGCCCTCTTTCATGTCCTAGCTTCATTTTCCTGGATCGATAAATTTAGTTGGGCAGTCCATTGGGTTAGAGAAATATGCTAATCCTTTCTGACAGCTAATCTTAGGAACTTGAGCTATAACAAATCAGTTTTTGAAATCATTGATACTCAGTTATTTTGTGAAGGAAACATGGTAGTTCTGTCCTTCCTAACATATGACGCCACGGAACGTACTTATAGTGTAGTTAGCTGTTCCTGCAGGATTGTCAGAACCAGGGTCTTTACACCCATGGGTGAAAATGTTGATGGAAATTCCCGACCGACCGAGCTTTGTTTCTGGGAAAATGATTTCGTTTCCGATCGTTTCCGATTCTACCTAAACATAAAACTTGGTATTTCTAATCGCTTTCACCTCTACATTGCATTTCTCACATAATAGTTGATTTAGAAAATATGGTAAATTTCCGATCGGCCGAGCTTCGTTTCCGATAATGTGATTTCGTTTCCAATTGTTTCCGATCGTTTACACCCCTCAAAAATTGTCTGGTTTGAAGACTTCAGATTTGAAATCTTAGTGGTATAATTAAGAGAACATGTGAATTAAAGCGGTAACCATTCTGAAGTCAAGGCCTGGCCAGTTCTGGTTTCTCAGCTGATTCCTGGTTTTTGTTACGTTGGTCAGGCTCCATTAATTAATGGTTAATGGGCCTAGCAGTTGAAATCTCCAGAGAAACATTAAATGATATGATGTTTCTACAATTATACTGGCATAGTTTTGCTTAAGGTGAAGTATTAGTGCAGCTTAAGTTTTTAATGAGTTATTGTACTTATGCAGCTTCCTAAAGGCACACATGAGGTGGTCAAATTGGTTACCCCTGACCCTGAGGAGCTTGCCCTAACGATGCAGAAGGCTTATGTCTCTGTAAGTATTCAATCACAGTAACATGCTGATTTTATTTATGAAGTTATGTTGCTGATAGCTTGGCATCTATCTCCAGGTCAAAGAGATGGCAGGGTTTGTTTATAATCCGTTGGGTGGAGAGTGGTCCCTGTCAGATGATATCATTGTGAACTATATTGCTTTTAGCATCAAGAAAAGCGAAACACCGTCAACAAGATTTATCATAGTTGGAGGAAAAGAATTTACCTTGAATTGACGTGCATCTTTCTAAGAAGACAAGCATCTCACTTGAATACTACTGCGGATGCAACCAAAGTGCAAAAGAGAATGTTTTCCCTATCGTTTTTTTCTCGCCACGTACACGGGAAGCATGGAGTAGCACTGTGAGTGTGATGAAACTCCATTGAGAAGTTGACGAATAAACGAGTGACCACCGCTAGCATGTAGATGTAACTGTGAGGAAGCTCCAAAATTCATAGCTAATTCACAGAAAACTGCTGTTACAACAAATTGCTCAAGTCCTGTTATAACATATAAGAGGTTGAATGTCGGATGTTGGTATATATTAAGTTTTTTATAACTAATAAAGCTTTTGATACAGATTACATATTGTAATCATGAAAATGATCCTTAGCGTGAACGGAGGGGTTCACATAATTCAATTACCGAGAAAGTTGCGGTCATTTCGTGCGGTGCAATTCGCATCGCTCTTTTGCTGGAACTGAAATATATATAGTTTAAAACACACGACTGTACTCACAGAAAACCACCGTTACATCATCTTGGATAGTCACTAGTTCCATAGGCACAAACACAACCATCTATAAGGTTGGCATACACGCATTTTTAGTATTTTTAGTGAGTTTATTAAGTGCTAGACAAACTGATACTGCCTAATGGCGTATCAAACAGCCAATACACCCTTATGGCGTCATTTCAAGCTATGGCTGACTATGGCATTCGAGAATGCCAGTACATTACACAGTTGCAAGTAACCGTTTCATCCGCATGGGGGCAAAGCTCacgcatcatcatcaccttccaCAGTGTTGACACGCTCACACTCATCAATCCATTCACTATATCTGTGTGAGAGAGAAAAAATCAGCTAAGTTCCAGTTGAGGATAAAAATGACGAATTTGATTACTAAGTTGCAAAATATAAGAATTATCTGATGGGATTGACTTACATATCAATAGGCTCAGTGAGTGCTGCAAGAAAAGAGATCAGACAATTAGTACAAACATGAAGAAATGCTGCTTAACAACAGTTAACTTCTACTATCCAATCTATTATCTAGGCATGGTTTTCCATTCAGGTTTACTTTTGATGAATTCAGTTGGGATGCTTTACAGCTTGCATAATCAGTATTATAACCGAACCGGTTGGTTCTTCGGTCTTTTCCAAAATTCAGTTAGTAAAAAACGTGAACCGATCGGTTCCTTCAAATTCTTGGAACCGAGAACTTCGGTCTCGGTTAGTTTGGTTCGGTCTTCGGTTCCGACCAAATGAACCGAGTCACCAGGGAACGCATAAAAAATCGCAAGATGTAGAGTTGCCTAAAATTCCGGAAAAGATCCAAATTGAATTAAAAAGGCACAAACAGCATGTAATAGGATTACAGGAGTAAGAAATTCCAATGCATAGAAAACCAATCGATCCAAGCATGGACCACACGGGAACAATCAGATGAAGCAAAAGACGATTCTTCCTATTTGTATACTTCTAGTCCTAGATTGGAGAGAGCATGCACAAGACAAAAGCTGCAGGTATTTCAAGGATGGGGACCCGCAGGCCGCACAACGCCGCTAAGTACGCTCAGCTCCAACCGCATCGCAGACAGCCTCGACCACCTCCGCGACGCCACAGGGGACGAGCGCGCCGTCGCCTTAGAGACCACGTGCTGGCCTGCTGCCTGAGCCGCGACCTCTCCTTCCGCCTAGAGATGGAGCGTCGGGTGGGGAATGGGAGGGAGTGGCGCGAGGATGGGAAGCGGCGCGAGGATGGGGAACGGGAGGGAGGAAGCAGCGTGAATCGCGAGGGTGGGGAGAGAAGGGAGCGGCGTGAGTCCACGAGGGTGGGGAATGGGAGGTAGCAGCGCGAGGGTGGGGTCATGGGGACTGGGGAATCGGGAGGGGGGACCGGAACTGAGGTGTGTTATATAGTTAGGGTTTGGTACATGGGCTAATGGGCCGGCCTAGGCTGAAATTGTGCTGGGCTGCTGGTTCGGTTATTCGGTTTTTCTCAGTTAACCGAGGGTGAGAACCGAATAGACCGAGGTTAGTTCGGTTAGTATGAACTAGGAACCGAACTGGTAACCGATCTTTTCGGTTTCGGTTAATTCGGTTCGGTTCTCGGTTAATCAGTTCGGTTTTCGGTCATTTATGCCCAGCCCTAGTCTTGCATAATCAATCATATCATGGTCAAGTCTGAGTTAGGTCTTGCATAGATGAAACAGATACAAATTTATCATGACCAATCTATTATCTATGCATGGTTTTCTGTTCAGGTTTACTTTTGGTGAAATCAGTGGGACGCTTTACAGCTTGCATAATCAGTCATATCATGGTCAAGTCTTGCATAATCAATCATATCATGGTCAAATCTGAGTTAGGTCTTGCATAAATGAAACAGATACAAGTTTacaaaatgaaatgaaaatggCTATGCTACTTATAAGTAAGCTATATTCTATTTCCAGGAGTCACGAAAATTTTTGCATTGCCATGGTCATCAGCCCAATAATAAGAAACAAATTCATGAGTTACTTGATATCAATTTTTCTTGTTTGAACTTTCTAGATGCAAAGTAGTACACATAACAGCTAAATTAGGGGAAAGTAGTGCAGTTGTATATATAGTTTTGACATACCATTAACAGTGGTGCTGAAGTTCTCCTGACAGATTCTACAAGAAGCCTCGCCAATCAGATTCTTCATGTCGCTGGACAAGTGAGAAACCGAGTCAAAATTCTGAATGCATTACCAAATCCGGTATCAACAAATGGAAACTATACTCACATACGGCACTCAACACTGCTCCCATGATTGCAGAATGGGCAGGAAAAGACAGTGTCGAGCTTGTCCATCCGCTTCTTAGGAGGTGGCTTAGCAGCTGACTTTCTCTTCCCCATGTTTCAACTTCTTGTCTTCCttcaaatcaaacaaaaaaacagTGATTAAGTCTCCTAAACAACGATATGTGCAGTTTCTAGATGTAACATAGCTACAAGAAACAAATACTTGCAGCAGATATCCAACGTAAACTATGTATTGTGCAAGAGATATTACCCATTGACCTAATACATTTCAACAGATCTTCGGCCAACTCAAAAGGTTATGCAAAGTAAAGATATATagaagctactccctccgtcccaaattgctATTCagtttgacttttctagattcataacttttgctatgcatgtaTAGAtaagtagcaaaagctatgtacctagaaaagccaaacgaatagtaatttgggacggagggagtaccgaATAACCCATAAGAATACAATACATAGCTAAGACCAAGTGATCAGGGAATTCTAATGCACACCCGATATTCATTGAGAACCTGCGTTTCAGCACAACCTAAAAATAAGATATCATATTTGACCAACTCTTACAATTCAATCATCGGCATCTTTCAATCGCGAAAAAAATGTAGTAATGATTCATCTACAACCTGTTTGGGCACAAGAATTTAAAACAGAAATTAGGAACATATTCTTGTTTTTTTAGGCTTATTTATCTGAATCAAATAGATAGGCTTAGAAAAACTAGCTCTTCATTCCTGATCTCTCTATCCTGATACCATGTAGGACTCGATTTTCCGTTCTGGTGATGGATATGGAGAAAGGCGGTTTTGAGACTAACCCTAGCCATCCTACTCATTTCCACCTCACCCTCCGCAATCAACAAGAACGGGGCCAATCAAACAAAAATTCGCAACGAATCGGCGCGAGGGCCGTGCGGGGCGCCTCCGCTCCGACATCGGCGGAACGCCGCCGATCCGAATCGGCGCGAGGGTCGGGCGGGGCGCCGCGGCCCCGAATCGTCGCGAGGGACGGCAGGAGCGGGGAGATGGGCGTACCTGCTTGCGAGCGGACAACTCCGGGGAGGCGCGGGAGGGGCGGTCGTCGGTGCCGTCGCCGGGTGAGAGCTCGAGGGAGGGGCCTCCTGGAAGTGGGAGGCGTGTGGGGATCGCTCGGGGACCTGAAATCTCtcgagaggaaggagagagacgATTGGAGTTGCCCTTATAACGGAAAGGGGTGCGGGCAACGCGGGGTTTGGGTTGGCAGCTCACTGACGGCTGGGTCCCACCGAGTCCTTGGCCTTTACCGCTTGAGGCGCACGCCGAACCggacgccgcccgcgccgccgcctccgcctccaccaccgccgccgttggCTGGCGCCGGCTGAAGAGTATGGCGGCCGCCCGTACCGCCGCTGCTGCGcgacaagcggcggcggcgtcagcgtCAGCGGCGCAGGCATGTTGCGTCGTAAACGCCGTCCACCACGCACACCTCGCGGCTCTCCTCAACCCTTCCCCGCGTTCGCCTCCGCTtccgctccccctccgccgccgctaccTCCCGCTCTCGCTCCGCGCTGCCTCCGGCTGGTGCGCATGATGTGGGAGGGAGGCGTGACGCCGAACCTGGTGACCTTCAACTCTTTGGTGAATGGACTTTGCAAACCCGGGAGGATGCAGGACGCACGCAAGGTGTTCGATGAAATAGTCAGGGAGGGGTTGGTCTatgtgttttatacccggcaacctaccgagcgGTATCCTAAGGGAGTAGATTGATTACTGGTGGATCGCTAGATCTGAAACTTGAATGTAAAAGCGAGGATATAagatacagatttatacagATTCAGGCCGCCAGAATAGTATAATACCCtatgtttggggtgttgtatattgcgccctgcgcttgaaTATtatttggtattgaggatttgattctctgttgtggttctatgaggtcttggcctaccgatctagaAACACCcgtcctcctttatatactctaggggtaAGATTACGAGAAGAAGTCCTAGTGGGATTATAAGGTACGAGTCCTAAAAGGATTACAAGTAGGATTACAAGGCACGAGTCCTAGGGGAATTCTAGTAAAAGTtcgtcttctttctttcttgtagGTACCGAGGATCTATCCCGACAGTTGGTGCCAGATGGGATCAGTTACCGTACCTTGTTGGTGGCTGGGTATTTCAAGGAGATGTGCTTGCGGGGGCATTCTCTGTTTTTCAGGAGATGATCCAGAAAAGGGTCTTAACAGATGTGGTGACATTTACCTCGCTCATCCATGCGATGTGCAGGGCGAACTTGGGGCGGGCAATGGCATTGATGAAGCAGATGAGAGAGGGGGGCATCCGAATGAATGAGACAGCGCTAATCGACGGGTTCTGCAAGAAAGGGTTCTTGGATGATGCATTGCTTATAATGAAGGAGATGAGGGGATGTGGAGAGAAGGCTCTTTCTCTGCACGATGAGATGATAAAGATAGGGGTCCTCCCTGATGTTGTGACATACAATGTGCTTATTAATGGACTTAATAATCAGCACGTACTAAGGAGGCTCAACGGTTGCTTTTCAAGTTTTATCATGAAGATCCAGTTCCAGCAAATATTAAATACGATGCCCTGATGCATTGTTGTAGAAAAGCTGAGTTCAAGAGTGTGTTGGGTCTCTTGGAAGGATTTTGCATGGAAGGTTTAATGGATGAAGCTGATACAGTGTATCAATCCATGTTGGAAACTGGAAGCTTGACGGGTCTGTGTACAGTGCGCTTATCCATGCGCTTTGCAGGGGAGGAAATGTTATGAAGGCCCTTAGCTTCCATAAACAAACGTTTCAGCGTGGTTTTGCTCCAAATCCAACAACCACGATTTCTTTGACGAGGGGTCTATTTGAAAAGGGGATGATTGTGGAAGCAGGTCAGGTAACTCAGCAGTTTTTGAACTGTTGTTCCCTAGCAGCTGTAGAAGCATCAAAGTCTCTCATTGACCTCAACTTGAAGGAAGGTAATCTGGTAATGTGAATGCCGTGGTAGATGTTCTGCATAACATGGCAAGGGATGGACTGCTTCCAAGTTCAAGACGAGGGTGATTTCAGGGGCCGCCCTATACTGGAAACCTGATGGTCATGTTTGGAACACTTTATTATCTCATGGATCATAACTCTCAGAGCATTAGGATCAGTGTTCTGTGGTAGGATATGGCCTGCTACTCAACCATGAGTCGGGACGTGCTCCATATGGAAGGGCTGAAAGAAGTTTTTTTGCCTCTTGCTGCATGATAATGTGAAGTGAGCAACCATATCTCATCTCTTGAACTTTTCTGCTCCTAACAAGTGAATTGAATTTTTGTTCTTGATAATTACTTGATTTGGTACTAAGCATATTGCAGTATTTAACATAAGAGAAGAAGATATTACTTTTTGGTGTTGGATCATTTATTGCTTTTGTTTTAGACACTGAAAGACACAATATATAGTTTGCCAACTTACTAGAGCTTCCTGGCGGTGTAATCTTTATTTAAAACACATTTATCTCAGCCGGTATGAGCCTTTTTTGTATAAGTAAAAATCAGTTATGGATATGTTACATGTCTAAAAATGTATTTAcattggcgaaattagattccACTATGTTAACATGAAAAACTCAGTTGCGGAATCACGTTACATTTTTGGAAAATTAAGACTATATGAGACGGTGTAACTAACTAAAATAATTCAGTGGCCTTTTAATGCCTTTTGGTGAACAGTAAGTGACATTCCTGTGGACCACCAGTTGATTAGCTTTGAAATTGTTAATAGTAACAGGTTTATCTTACTTCTTTGCAATTATTAATTTCATGATAGAGCAGAAGACACTGCCTCGTGCCTTCTAACTAATTACCCTTTTAACATACATTTATATGCCTTTTGCTGCCAGTGTCCTGTATTTTTTC
Above is a genomic segment from Setaria viridis chromosome 4, Setaria_viridis_v4.0, whole genome shotgun sequence containing:
- the LOC117852526 gene encoding uncharacterized protein; this encodes MAAAHTAAVARQAAAASASAACCIQYTVHHAHLAALLNPSPRSPPLPLPLRRRHLPLSLPAASRLAASFPPLPLLVSFLRALRLLQSPPPRPFDALIRSYASLPSRASLAAAALAFARSAGYAPSVLTYNAVLLALSDASLPSARRFLDSMHRDGVAPNVYTYNILVRALCGRGHREEALNIVRDMRGSGCTPNAVTYNTLVSAFCRDGEVDDAERLVRMMREGGVMPNLVTFNSMVNGLCKAGRMQDARTVFDEMVREGLAPDGVSYNILVAGYCKKGCLQEAFSVFSDMLQKGVSPDVVTFTSLIHAMCRAGNLERAVALLKQMRERGIRMNEITFTALIDGFCKKGFLDDALLAVREMRECGIRPSLVCYNALINGYCIVGRMDEARELVCEMEAKGVKPDVVTYSTILSAYCKSGDTDSAFQVNQKMLEKGVLPDTITYSSLIRGLCEEKRLNDAHVLFENMIKLSLIPDEFTYTSLIDGHCKEGNVEKALSLHDEMIKIGVLPDVVTYSVLINGLSKSARTKEAQRLLFKLYHEDPVPANIKYDALLHCCRKAEFKSVLALLKGFCMKGLMDEADKVYQSMLDRNWKLDGSVYSVLIHGHCRGGNVMKALSLHKQMLQCGFAPNSTSTISLIRGLLEKGMIVKADQVTQQLLSCCSLVDSEASKALVNLNLKEGNVDAVVDVLHDMARDGLLPSPR
- the LOC117852527 gene encoding transcription elongation factor 1 homolog, coding for MGKRKSAAKPPPKKRMDKLDTVFSCPFCNHGSSVECRIDMKNLIGEASCRICQENFSTTVNALTEPIDIYSEWIDECERVNTVEGDDDA